In Miscanthus floridulus cultivar M001 chromosome 5, ASM1932011v1, whole genome shotgun sequence, one genomic interval encodes:
- the LOC136453269 gene encoding bifunctional riboflavin kinase/FMN phosphatase-like isoform X2, with amino-acid sequence MAAAHQVSAVIFDLDGTLLDTERATRDVLNEFLAAYGKVPDAQKEEKRLGQMYLESTTGIIRDYGLPLTVEEYSKAMHPLYLRRWQRAKPLPGVKRLVKHLHKNGVPLALASNSVRRNIDHKLPKLEDWGECFSVILGGDQVPNGKPSPDIFLEAAKRLGVNPSSCLVIEDSVVGVKGAKASGAKAVAVPSLQSQRKHYYIADVILYSLLDFDPELWGLPPFEDRIQGVLPIDPLPSNAGIGDKIVNNLHWVISDDCTYECIPDQISGIYLGWAKSKVHGLSKQVDFLDSSGRIETEPVKLLVIGYIRKLQSADAILQALSITDEDRSIAREALDLPTFSEYANDLHLA; translated from the exons ATGGCCGCGGCGCACCAGGTCTCCGCCGTGATCTTTGATCTCGACGGCACCCTCCTTGACACAG AGAGGGCGACAAGGGACGTCCTCAACGAATTCTTGGCGGCATACGGGAAGGTTCCCGATGCGCAGAAGGAGGAGAAGAGGCTGGGCCAGATGTATCTGGAGTCCACCACTGGGATCATCAGAGACTACGGGCTGCCGCTCACGGTCGAAGAATACTCCAAGGCGATGCATCCGCTGTACCTGAGAAG GTGGCAAAGGGCAAAACCGCTTCCAGGAGTGAAGAGGCTTGTCAAGCATCTTCATAAGAACGGAGTGCCACTCGCACTTGCTTCTAACTCCGTTAGGAGAAATATTGATCACAAACTTCCGAAACTAGAAG ATTGGGGAGAGTGTTTTTCTGTTATTCTTGGTGGAGATCAAGTCCCTAATGGGAAGCCTTCCCCTGACAT ATTTTTGGAGGCTGCAAAGAGGCTTGGTGTAAATCCATCGTCGTGCTTGGTCATAGAAGATTCTGT CGTTGGAGTCAAGGGTGCCAAGGCTTCTGGGGCAAAGGCGGTTGCAGTACCATCACTTCAAAGTCAGAGGAAGCACTATTATATTGCTGATGTCATCCTCTATTCACTTTTAGACTTTGATCCTGAGCTATGGGGTCTTCCTCCATTTGAAGATC GCATTCAAGGTGTACTGCCGATTGATCCCTTACCTTCAAATGCCGGGATAGGTGATAAAATTGTAAACAATCTTCATTGGGTAATTTCAG ATGACTGTACCTACGAGTGTATTCCTGACCAAATATCAGGAATTTATTTGGGTTGGGCCAAGTCCAAAGTGCATGGACTCTCCAAG CAAGTAGATTTTCTTGATTCCTCTGGCAGGATTGAAACAGAGCCTGTGAAGCTGCTTGTAATTGGTTACATCCGGAAACTCCAAAGTGCG GATGCTATATTGCAAGCTTTAAGTATAACTGACGAAGACAGGAGCATTGCAAGAGAAGCATTGGACCTCCCAACTTTCTCTGAATATGCTAATGACCTTCATCTTGCCTGA
- the LOC136453269 gene encoding bifunctional riboflavin kinase/FMN phosphatase-like isoform X1, whose amino-acid sequence MAAAHQVSAVIFDLDGTLLDTERATRDVLNEFLAAYGKVPDAQKEEKRLGQMYLESTTGIIRDYGLPLTVEEYSKAMHPLYLRRWQRAKPLPGVKRLVKHLHKNGVPLALASNSVRRNIDHKLPKLEDWGECFSVILGGDQVPNGKPSPDIFLEAAKRLGVNPSSCLVIEDSVVGVKGAKASGAKAVAVPSLQSQRKHYYIADVILYSLLDFDPELWGLPPFEDRIQGVLPIDPLPSNAGIGDKIVNNLHWVISDDCTYECIPDQISGIYLGWAKSKVHGLSKVIMGTGWDFSQQTVERVMQVDFLDSSGRIETEPVKLLVIGYIRKLQSADAILQALSITDEDRSIAREALDLPTFSEYANDLHLA is encoded by the exons ATGGCCGCGGCGCACCAGGTCTCCGCCGTGATCTTTGATCTCGACGGCACCCTCCTTGACACAG AGAGGGCGACAAGGGACGTCCTCAACGAATTCTTGGCGGCATACGGGAAGGTTCCCGATGCGCAGAAGGAGGAGAAGAGGCTGGGCCAGATGTATCTGGAGTCCACCACTGGGATCATCAGAGACTACGGGCTGCCGCTCACGGTCGAAGAATACTCCAAGGCGATGCATCCGCTGTACCTGAGAAG GTGGCAAAGGGCAAAACCGCTTCCAGGAGTGAAGAGGCTTGTCAAGCATCTTCATAAGAACGGAGTGCCACTCGCACTTGCTTCTAACTCCGTTAGGAGAAATATTGATCACAAACTTCCGAAACTAGAAG ATTGGGGAGAGTGTTTTTCTGTTATTCTTGGTGGAGATCAAGTCCCTAATGGGAAGCCTTCCCCTGACAT ATTTTTGGAGGCTGCAAAGAGGCTTGGTGTAAATCCATCGTCGTGCTTGGTCATAGAAGATTCTGT CGTTGGAGTCAAGGGTGCCAAGGCTTCTGGGGCAAAGGCGGTTGCAGTACCATCACTTCAAAGTCAGAGGAAGCACTATTATATTGCTGATGTCATCCTCTATTCACTTTTAGACTTTGATCCTGAGCTATGGGGTCTTCCTCCATTTGAAGATC GCATTCAAGGTGTACTGCCGATTGATCCCTTACCTTCAAATGCCGGGATAGGTGATAAAATTGTAAACAATCTTCATTGGGTAATTTCAG ATGACTGTACCTACGAGTGTATTCCTGACCAAATATCAGGAATTTATTTGGGTTGGGCCAAGTCCAAAGTGCATGGACTCTCCAAGGTGATCATGGGTACTGGGTGGGACTTCTCACAGCAGACCGTCGAAAGAGTGATG CAAGTAGATTTTCTTGATTCCTCTGGCAGGATTGAAACAGAGCCTGTGAAGCTGCTTGTAATTGGTTACATCCGGAAACTCCAAAGTGCG GATGCTATATTGCAAGCTTTAAGTATAACTGACGAAGACAGGAGCATTGCAAGAGAAGCATTGGACCTCCCAACTTTCTCTGAATATGCTAATGACCTTCATCTTGCCTGA
- the LOC136453269 gene encoding bifunctional riboflavin kinase/FMN phosphatase-like isoform X3: MAAAHQVSAVIFDLDGTLLDTERATRDVLNEFLAAYGKVPDAQKEEKRLGQMYLESTTGIIRDYGLPLTVEEYSKAMHPLYLRRWQRAKPLPGVKRLVKHLHKNGVPLALASNSVRRNIDHKLPKLEDWGECFSVILGGDQVPNGKPSPDIFLEAAKRLGVNPSSCLVIEDSVVGVKGAKASGAKAVAVPSLQSIQGVLPIDPLPSNAGIGDKIVNNLHWVISDDCTYECIPDQISGIYLGWAKSKVHGLSKVIMGTGWDFSQQTVERVMQVDFLDSSGRIETEPVKLLVIGYIRKLQSADAILQALSITDEDRSIAREALDLPTFSEYANDLHLA; the protein is encoded by the exons ATGGCCGCGGCGCACCAGGTCTCCGCCGTGATCTTTGATCTCGACGGCACCCTCCTTGACACAG AGAGGGCGACAAGGGACGTCCTCAACGAATTCTTGGCGGCATACGGGAAGGTTCCCGATGCGCAGAAGGAGGAGAAGAGGCTGGGCCAGATGTATCTGGAGTCCACCACTGGGATCATCAGAGACTACGGGCTGCCGCTCACGGTCGAAGAATACTCCAAGGCGATGCATCCGCTGTACCTGAGAAG GTGGCAAAGGGCAAAACCGCTTCCAGGAGTGAAGAGGCTTGTCAAGCATCTTCATAAGAACGGAGTGCCACTCGCACTTGCTTCTAACTCCGTTAGGAGAAATATTGATCACAAACTTCCGAAACTAGAAG ATTGGGGAGAGTGTTTTTCTGTTATTCTTGGTGGAGATCAAGTCCCTAATGGGAAGCCTTCCCCTGACAT ATTTTTGGAGGCTGCAAAGAGGCTTGGTGTAAATCCATCGTCGTGCTTGGTCATAGAAGATTCTGT CGTTGGAGTCAAGGGTGCCAAGGCTTCTGGGGCAAAGGCGGTTGCAGTACCATCACTTCAAA GCATTCAAGGTGTACTGCCGATTGATCCCTTACCTTCAAATGCCGGGATAGGTGATAAAATTGTAAACAATCTTCATTGGGTAATTTCAG ATGACTGTACCTACGAGTGTATTCCTGACCAAATATCAGGAATTTATTTGGGTTGGGCCAAGTCCAAAGTGCATGGACTCTCCAAGGTGATCATGGGTACTGGGTGGGACTTCTCACAGCAGACCGTCGAAAGAGTGATG CAAGTAGATTTTCTTGATTCCTCTGGCAGGATTGAAACAGAGCCTGTGAAGCTGCTTGTAATTGGTTACATCCGGAAACTCCAAAGTGCG GATGCTATATTGCAAGCTTTAAGTATAACTGACGAAGACAGGAGCATTGCAAGAGAAGCATTGGACCTCCCAACTTTCTCTGAATATGCTAATGACCTTCATCTTGCCTGA